In Rhipicephalus microplus isolate Deutch F79 chromosome 9, USDA_Rmic, whole genome shotgun sequence, one genomic interval encodes:
- the LOC142771738 gene encoding uncharacterized protein LOC142771738, with product MFSAVLCNAGVRPDHHAPVERNQYQRGSQSQEETELLTERSRWRLAYFVLCLGNSIVAVVLFILVLRLVWYAEANWLAGIVLPGKNASEVSEGQASARVYCLDAGACKDAYASILRESIDADADPCHNFYNYACGGWLRNHEESTALTAWRQYTNDAIEQLRLARVSARVRGESVAQAAHFLDTCLQVGRKPESGTNTEVDIKEVFAEAALRWPERSEHSDLANSLFFMARRVALPVFFDVDSGYTKDELGTILFRLDTTFQKTTSRLVDLLKKGSLSRFVRLLYRVFAVDGIVNETRFDEVMSGLESLADVLYIYLKATDDRTTVRDLASLKLYAPPVSFEMWSSAFRKFFNFDFAELNTTIIYDVRSFSAIFRHVLVYGEAIMKDVFGFLSIMAAVWYTSSEIRDAFFGSSMDASFHQKQFCSISLYEFYGDALNHFFFEKARSELKMFKGLQALMWNEFPRIVGPNGTLVGEEEPLPRANHLYGVSEFLRKSEPKVFLPRYKSYPNLTNSPLRNWIALTDNKRKQLGFDYNDSYVRQKHTSCASQCDATIFKWRLTPYHLTFPWYSSGIHRSILFAGLATRIAAAIFLDYVYRNELQRERFFEENQKCLQSMNPDLDEAPDVRLQAGVAAVLASSALLNRTSRSNSSLIGSGTYSLDGVGDVKESEEFFVFGCHLLCGDDDAERLCNLPLRHSVQFAHAFNCEVDTNMNPRRKCHLRV from the exons ATGTTCTCAGCCGTGCTCTGCAACGCAGGGGTCCGTCCGGATCACCACGCCCCTGTGGAGCGC AATCAATACCAACGGGGCTCACAATCCCAAGAGGAAACGGAGCTGCTGACCGAGAGAAGCCGCTGGCGACTTGCATATTTCGTCTTGTGTCTGGGTAATAGCATTGTCGCCGTTGTGCTGTTCATCCTCGTGTTGCGCTTGGTATGGTACGCGGAGGCGAACTGGTTGGCCGGCATCGTTTTACCGGGCAAGAACGCCAGCGAGGTGTCTGAGGGCCAAGCCAGTGCCCGCGTTTACTGCCTCGACGCTGGAGCCTGCAAAGACGCCTACGCCTCCATTCTTCGCGAGTCCATCGACGCCGACGCTGACCCGTGCCACAACTTCTACAACTACGCTTGCGGTGGCTGGCTGCGTAACCACGAAGAATCTACGGCTTTGACAGCGTGGCGGCAGTACACGAATGACGCGATAGAGCAGCTTCGCCTCGCGCGGGTTTCTGCACGTGTGCGAGGCGAGTCTGTTGCGCAAGCCGCGCACTTCTTGGATACTTGTCTCCAGGTAGGTCGCAAGCCCGAGTCGGGTACGAACACAGAAGTGGACATCAAGGAGGTTTTCGCCGAAGCTGCCCTGAGGTGGCCAGAAAGGAGTGAGCACTCGGACCTGGCCAACTCTTTGTTCTTCATGGCAAGGCGAGTTGCTCTGCCTGTTTTCTTCGACGTCGACTCTGGTTACACGAAGGATGAGCTCGGTACCATACTCTTTCGGCTGGATACCACTTTCCAGAAGACGACGAGCCGTTTGGTGGACTTACTAAAGAAAGGAAGCCTCTCAAGATTCGTTCGCTTGTTGTACCGCGTATTCGCGGTGGATGGCATAGTGAACGAAACCAGATTCGACGAGGTAATGAGTGGCCTCGAATCCCTGGCTGATGTTCTGTACATTTACCTGAAGGCGACCGATGACCGAACCACTGTCCGTGACCTCGCGAGCCTTAAGCTTTATGCGCCTCCTGTGAGTTTCGAGATGTGGTCATCCGCTTTCCGGAAGTTCTTCAACTTCGACTTTGCCGAGTTGAACACTACAATCATCTACGACGTGCGCTCTTTCTCCGCCATATTTCGACACGTCCTGGTCTACGGCGAAGCGATCATGAAAGACGTTTTCGGTTTCCTCAGCATCATGGCCGCGGTGTGGTACACGAGCTCAGAGATTCGTGACGCATTCTTCGGTTCGTCGATGGATGCCTCCTTCCATCAAAAACAGTTCTGTTCTATTAGTTTGTATGAATTCTATGGTGATGCCCTCAATCACTTTTTCTTCGAGAAGGCACGTTCCGAGCTGAAAATGTTCAAGGGCTTACAAGCGCTGATGTGGAACGAGTTTCCTCGCATAGTCGGTCCGAATGGCACGCTCGTCGGCGAAGAAGAACCGCTTCCTCGGGCTAACCACCTTTATGGTGTGTCGGAATTCTTGCGCAAGTCGGAGCCGAAAGTCTTTCTTCCTCGGTACAAGAGCTATCCCAATCTTACTAACAGTCCTCTGCGCAACTGGATAGCTTTGACGGACAACAAAAGGAAGCAACTCGGCTTCGACTACAACGACTCATACGTCAGACAGAAGCACACAAGCTGCGCGAGTCAATGCGATGCTACAATCTTCAAGTGGCGCCTCACACCCTACCACCTGACATTTCCTTGGTACTCTTCGGGTATTCATCGCAGCATCTTGTTTGCTGGCTTGGCGACGAGGATAGCAGCGGCCATATTTCTGGACTACGTGTATAGGAACGAGCTTCAGCGGGAACGGTTTTTCGAGGAGAACCAGAAGTGCCTCCAATCCATGAATCCGGACTTGGACGAGGCTCCAGACGTCAGACTTCAAGCAGGTGTAGCGGCCGTGCTTGCTTCTTCGGCTCTGCTCAACCGGACGTCCAGGTCGAACTCGTCCCTGATTGGTTCGGGCACGTATTCGCTCGACGGCGTCGGAGATGTGAAAGAAAGTGAAGAGTTTTTCGTCTTTGGATGTCACTTGCTTTGCGGTGATGACGACGCCGAACGCTTGTGCAACCTGCCCCTGCGTCACAGTGTCCAGTTTGCGCATGCGTTCAACTGCGAGGTTGACACGAATATGAACCCACGACGCAAGTGCCATCTGCGTGTGTAA